The following coding sequences lie in one Peribacillus frigoritolerans genomic window:
- a CDS encoding PHP domain-containing protein: protein MKVELHCHTNISDGSSSFEELLEVAKRESIGHLAITNHDTTIRLQEMVERGKEIGIEIIPGIEVSGYDFARGRRVHILGYFVEPGHKALEELCNPLIEKRNAASEKMVERLINAGYRITWDQVTKFRGGTGVYKQHIMLALRESGYTDSIYGDLYKKIFSRGQNGEEPGIAFIPMEYVDAILAVKAIRAAGGVPVLAHPGQYGSFEIIPELVEAGLEGIEVLHPHHGHAEEERAISYADQYNLIKTGGSDFHGDYGEKPIRLGSMSPGKECVDALKLRKKSMAIK, encoded by the coding sequence ATGAAGGTTGAATTGCATTGTCATACGAACATTTCAGATGGTTCCAGTTCTTTTGAAGAACTATTGGAGGTGGCAAAAAGGGAGAGCATTGGTCATTTAGCAATTACAAATCATGATACAACGATAAGATTGCAAGAGATGGTGGAACGGGGAAAGGAAATAGGAATTGAAATCATCCCTGGTATAGAAGTTTCTGGTTATGACTTTGCAAGAGGCAGGCGTGTACATATTTTGGGCTATTTTGTTGAGCCTGGTCATAAGGCACTTGAGGAGCTTTGTAATCCATTGATTGAAAAAAGGAATGCAGCTTCTGAAAAAATGGTGGAACGACTAATCAATGCAGGCTATCGAATAACTTGGGATCAGGTTACTAAATTCAGGGGAGGAACCGGTGTTTATAAACAGCATATTATGCTAGCGCTGCGGGAATCGGGGTATACGGATTCCATCTATGGAGATTTGTATAAGAAGATCTTCAGTCGCGGCCAAAATGGAGAAGAGCCAGGCATTGCCTTCATTCCTATGGAGTATGTGGATGCCATTCTTGCTGTAAAGGCGATTCGTGCTGCCGGAGGCGTGCCGGTCCTTGCTCACCCTGGTCAATACGGGAGCTTCGAAATTATTCCAGAGCTTGTAGAAGCAGGGCTTGAAGGGATTGAAGTTCTTCACCCTCATCATGGGCATGCAGAAGAGGAAAGAGCGATTTCATATGCAGATCAATATAATCTCATTAAGACAGGAGGTTCGGATTTTCATGGAGATTATGGGGAGAAGCCGATTCGTCTTGGCAGTATGAGCCCAGGAAAGGAATGTGTGGATGCTTTGAAATTAAGGAAAAAAAGCATGGCCATTAAATGA
- the guaC gene encoding GMP reductase — translation MENVFDYEDIQLIPAKCVVNSRSECDTSVTLGKHTFKLPVVPANMQTIIDEKIAIYLAENGYFYVMHRFEPEKRLTFIKDMHSRELIASISVGVKEEEYGFIEQLSNDNIVPEYITIDIAHGHSNAVIKMIQHIKKHLPESFVIAGNVGTPEAVRELEHAGADATKVGIGPGKVCITKIKTGFGTGGWQLAALRWCAKAASKPIIADGGIRTNGDIAKSVRFGASMVMIGSLFAGHEESPGQTIEKDGKAFKEYFGSASEFQKGEKKNVEGKKMFVEHKGSLEDTLKEMEQDLQSSISYAGGTKLEAIRNVDYVVVKNSIFNGDKVY, via the coding sequence ATGGAAAACGTGTTTGATTATGAAGATATTCAATTAATTCCTGCAAAATGTGTAGTAAATAGCCGTTCTGAGTGTGATACATCCGTTACTCTAGGTAAACATACATTCAAGTTACCTGTAGTACCTGCCAATATGCAAACGATCATTGATGAAAAGATTGCCATTTACTTGGCTGAAAACGGTTACTTTTATGTAATGCATCGTTTTGAGCCAGAAAAACGACTGACTTTCATTAAAGACATGCATTCAAGAGAATTGATCGCTTCAATCAGTGTCGGCGTTAAAGAAGAAGAATACGGATTCATCGAACAATTATCGAATGACAACATTGTGCCTGAATACATTACGATAGATATTGCACACGGACATTCCAATGCCGTGATAAAGATGATACAGCATATTAAAAAACATTTACCTGAAAGTTTTGTCATTGCAGGAAATGTGGGAACTCCTGAAGCGGTACGTGAATTGGAACATGCCGGTGCAGATGCTACAAAGGTGGGCATTGGACCAGGGAAAGTATGCATCACTAAAATCAAGACTGGATTTGGAACAGGCGGCTGGCAATTAGCTGCACTTCGCTGGTGTGCAAAAGCGGCAAGCAAGCCAATCATTGCTGACGGCGGCATTCGCACAAACGGTGATATTGCCAAATCAGTTAGGTTTGGAGCTTCGATGGTCATGATCGGATCACTATTTGCCGGACATGAAGAATCTCCAGGTCAAACGATCGAGAAAGATGGAAAAGCCTTTAAAGAATACTTTGGTTCAGCTTCTGAATTCCAAAAAGGTGAAAAGAAAAACGTTGAAGGCAAAAAGATGTTTGTCGAGCACAAAGGATCTTTGGAAGATACGTTGAAGGAAATGGAACAAGATCTTCAGTCTTCCATTTCATATGCAGGCGGAACCAAGTTGGAAGCCATCAGGAACGTGGATTATGTGGTCGTAAAGAATTCAATCTTTAACGGTGACAAAGTTTATTAA
- a CDS encoding zinc ribbon domain-containing protein YjdM: MPDFPNCPACDSEYTYEDGSLFVCPECAHEWTMEAENENGDQKKVIKDANGNTLNDGDTVTVIKDLKVKGSSSVLKMGTKVKSIRLVDGDHDIDCKIDGFGAMKLKSQFVKKV; the protein is encoded by the coding sequence ATGCCTGATTTTCCTAATTGCCCTGCATGTGATTCAGAATATACATACGAAGACGGAAGTCTTTTTGTTTGCCCGGAATGCGCCCATGAGTGGACGATGGAAGCGGAAAACGAAAATGGTGATCAAAAGAAGGTTATCAAAGATGCTAATGGAAATACCTTGAATGATGGTGATACCGTTACGGTAATCAAGGACCTTAAAGTGAAAGGGAGCTCATCCGTCTTAAAAATGGGCACTAAAGTCAAAAGCATCCGTCTAGTTGATGGAGATCATGATATTGATTGCAAGATTGATGGTTTTGGTGCAATGAAATTAAAATCCCAATTTGTTAAAAAGGTATAA
- a CDS encoding response regulator transcription factor — protein MFKLLLIEDDTTLFNEIKDRLAQWSYDIYGIGDFSKVVQEFTDIKPDLVIIDIQLPKFDGFHWCRMIRAHSNVPIIFLSSRDHPTDMVMSMQLGADDFIQKPFHFDVLIAKIQATLRRVYNYNTEKIELKTWCGATVDYEKNTVSAETGTIELTKNEIFILKKLIEQKNKIVSREELINSLWDDKRFISDNTLTVNVNRLRKRLDELGLGHFIETKVGQGYIAVEEANA, from the coding sequence TTGTTTAAACTTCTTTTGATAGAAGATGATACGACGTTATTCAATGAAATTAAAGATAGATTGGCGCAATGGTCTTATGATATTTACGGAATCGGCGATTTTAGTAAAGTGGTTCAGGAATTCACGGACATAAAACCTGATTTGGTCATCATTGACATACAGTTGCCGAAGTTTGATGGATTTCATTGGTGCAGAATGATCCGGGCCCATTCCAATGTTCCCATCATCTTTTTATCATCACGCGATCATCCAACCGACATGGTGATGTCCATGCAGCTTGGAGCCGATGATTTTATCCAGAAGCCTTTTCATTTCGATGTACTCATCGCGAAGATACAGGCCACACTTCGCCGTGTCTATAATTACAATACCGAAAAGATCGAGTTGAAAACCTGGTGCGGCGCAACTGTGGATTATGAGAAGAACACGGTATCGGCCGAGACGGGCACAATCGAATTGACGAAAAATGAAATTTTCATTTTGAAAAAGCTCATTGAACAGAAAAACAAGATCGTAAGCCGCGAAGAATTAATCAACAGCTTATGGGATGACAAACGTTTCATAAGCGATAACACCCTTACAGTGAATGTGAACCGTTTACGAAAGAGGTTGGATGAACTGGGCTTAGGGCATTTTATCGAAACGAAGGTCGGACAGGGCTATATCGCCGTGGAAGAGGCAAATGCATGA
- a CDS encoding sensor histidine kinase, translated as MIRKYLVERFSWITFYILLHLFIIFVAYLDSAIPLRPILYIVFLSLLIFSMFLIFRYKKETFFYKSLEAREDNLDITNIAEPESPFEKIIENSIINQTEILKQSAAIGRMTLEQEKDELLSWIHEVKTPLTAMHLMIDRLDDELLKSHLTYEWLRIHLLLDQQLHQRRMPFIENDLYIEKTDLETIIFDEIKTLRSWCIQKGIGFDIQLDVTEVLSDAKWLAFIMRQLLTNSIKYSENSDITIYSHERAGQTVLEVKDSGRGIDPKDLSRIFDKGFTSTTNHRDNAATGMGLYLTKNAAESLFITIDVKSELGTGTTVTLTFPKRNDFVNITSM; from the coding sequence ATGATCAGAAAATATCTCGTGGAAAGGTTCAGCTGGATCACATTCTACATACTTCTTCATCTATTCATTATCTTTGTCGCCTATCTTGATTCAGCCATTCCGTTAAGGCCAATACTGTATATTGTTTTTTTATCGTTGCTCATATTCAGTATGTTTCTGATATTCCGCTATAAAAAAGAAACATTTTTTTATAAAAGTTTAGAAGCGCGGGAAGACAACCTGGATATTACGAATATAGCCGAACCAGAAAGCCCTTTCGAAAAAATCATAGAAAACAGCATCATTAACCAAACCGAAATATTGAAGCAATCCGCAGCAATCGGCCGAATGACTTTAGAGCAGGAGAAGGATGAATTATTATCTTGGATTCATGAAGTGAAGACACCATTGACGGCGATGCATTTAATGATTGACCGCTTGGATGATGAATTGCTGAAATCACACTTGACTTATGAGTGGCTGCGCATTCATCTTCTTCTTGATCAGCAGCTCCATCAAAGGCGCATGCCTTTTATCGAAAATGATTTGTATATAGAGAAAACCGATTTGGAAACAATAATCTTTGATGAGATTAAAACGCTGCGATCATGGTGCATTCAAAAAGGAATCGGCTTCGACATACAATTGGACGTAACCGAAGTGCTTAGTGATGCCAAATGGCTGGCCTTCATCATGAGGCAGCTCTTGACCAACTCCATTAAATACAGTGAGAACTCAGATATCACGATTTATAGCCATGAGCGAGCCGGACAAACGGTTCTTGAAGTGAAGGATTCCGGACGGGGCATTGACCCAAAGGATTTATCCCGCATATTTGATAAAGGATTTACATCCACGACAAACCATCGTGACAATGCGGCAACCGGCATGGGGTTATATTTAACCAAGAATGCGGCCGAGTCCCTATTCATCACCATTGATGTGAAATCAGAGCTTGGAACCGGGACGACCGTTACCTTGACCTTCCCAAAAAGAAATGATTTCGTGAATATCACAAGCATGTGA
- a CDS encoding ABC transporter ATP-binding protein, with product MNILEAKKIHKSYGNKFNKQEVLKGLDISIQEGEFVSIMGASGSGKTTLLNVLSSIDKISNGTITIDGKEISGMKEKNLAEFRKNHLGFIFQEYNLLDTLTVKENILLPLSITKTPNNEAAQKFDSVAKELGIYEVKDKYPNEISGGQKQRTSAARAFIHDPSIIFADEPTGALDSKSASDLLNKLSEMNKKHKATIIMVTHDPVAASYCSRVIFIKDGQIYTQLNKGEESRQTFFKDIMKTQGVLGGVQNEH from the coding sequence ATGAATATATTAGAAGCGAAAAAAATCCATAAAAGCTATGGTAATAAATTCAATAAACAAGAAGTATTAAAGGGTCTCGATATAAGCATACAAGAAGGTGAATTCGTAAGTATCATGGGTGCTTCCGGTTCAGGAAAAACGACTTTGCTGAATGTCCTTTCCTCGATCGATAAAATCAGCAACGGCACCATTACGATCGATGGTAAAGAGATTTCAGGAATGAAAGAAAAGAATTTGGCCGAATTCCGTAAGAACCACTTGGGCTTCATTTTCCAGGAATATAACCTATTGGACACATTGACTGTCAAAGAAAATATCCTTTTGCCCTTATCCATTACTAAAACGCCCAATAATGAAGCGGCACAAAAGTTTGATAGCGTGGCGAAGGAACTGGGCATATATGAAGTGAAGGATAAATACCCAAATGAAATTTCCGGTGGTCAAAAACAGCGTACGTCTGCAGCGCGGGCTTTCATCCATGATCCAAGCATCATTTTTGCGGATGAACCGACTGGGGCGCTTGACTCCAAATCAGCTTCCGATTTACTGAACAAACTGAGCGAAATGAATAAAAAGCACAAAGCGACCATCATCATGGTAACCCATGATCCCGTGGCCGCCAGTTATTGCAGCCGAGTCATTTTCATTAAAGACGGACAAATATATACACAATTGAATAAAGGTGAAGAATCAAGACAAACCTTCTTCAAGGACATCATGAAAACACAAGGTGTATTGGGAGGGGTTCAAAATGAGCATT